AATACAAGGACGCTTCTCATTAGGTTCAAAGAGGGTAGCTTTGCCCATTATCTTATAGAAAACCTCAAACATAAAAGAAGCTATCAAAGATTAGAAGGTGATGATTTAAACTTCTATCTTCAGCCTCTCCTCAAACATCCGGTGGTAAAGCTCGCCTTTAGCACCGCACTGCTTGGCTGGAAGGTGGGCTTGATTTCTTTTGCGGTTTGCAGTATGTTTTTAACTCCATACCTTAAAAAGTAATCTTTAAGGAGGTAAGGCATGTTTAATGTGAGTATTCCAAGCACTATAAGTGGATGCCTTTCCACAAACATTCTGTAGCAGTTTTTCTCCCTCTCAATTTCTTGAATGAGTGCGTCTACAAGGCAAAACTTATTAAACAAGAACTCCTTGGTAAACATCAAGAAGTTTTTCAAAAGTAGCATTCCAAGAGAAATTACTAAGCACAAAGGAGCTGACCTTTTCTTTGTTAACCAGACTCACCTCGTTGCAGGCACGGACTATGGCATGGTAGAAGGCTTCCAAAGTGAGCTCTTTTACCAAAAACTCCTTAAAAGGTTGTGTTTCAAGACCCATATCATAGGCAACCAGCAGACAACCACAAGCCTGAGCTTCAAGAAAGGCAAGCCCGTAGGTCTCTCCTGTAGAGGTGCTCACAAAGATATCACAGCTTGCATAAACCTTTGCCAAATCCTCTTCTCTTTGGAGGTATCCAAGATAGGTGAGGTTAGGAAGTTTCTGAGAGAGCCTTTCTACTCTTTTCCTTAGAGGACCGTCTCCTACCACTACAAGATGGAAAAGGGTAGGGTCAAGGTGTTGAAAGACTTCTAAGAGAAGGTCTATGTTTTTCTCTGGCGAGAGCCTACCAGCGTATATCAGTTTAAATCTACCAGAGTCTATGCCAAGGGCTTTTTCAAAGTATGGGTCTCTTTTAGAGGGGTTAAAGACCTCCGTATCCACTCCGAGGTTTACAGTGATTATGTTTTCAAGACCATAAGTCCTTAAAAACTCCTCTTGCATCCTTGATGGGGTTATTATAAGGTCTGCCTTTGAGAGCTTTTTTCTTATGATGTGTTCCAAAAGGACCTTTTTGAGCTTTTCTGGAGCGGGCAAAAGCGAGAGGTCCGTCCTTATGTCAGAATGGTAAAAGACGCTCAGTAAATAGTTGTCAGACTTTAAATGATTTATGGGTTGATAGGTGCCACCCAGCTCTACCACGTGGGGCTCTTCTATTTTCAGTATTTCCCTTATCTCCGCAAAGGAGGAGAAGAACCTATAACCACCTGTTAAAGGCAGAGGAAAGGAGGGAAGCTCGTATACCTTTGTGGAGTTAATATGATATGTTCTTCTTTCCTTTCCAGGTATTATAAGCACATGCTCTATACCCTTTTTCTGCATATACTTGCTTTTTTCAAGAAGGTATCTCCTTATGCCTCCGCTTCTGCTATGAAAGTATGGGGTTATGTCAACAAGTTTCATGGACAAGCCTCCCAAGACCAGCTATGGCTAACATGTAGTCTATGTAGGTTTTTCTCATATCAAGGCTTCTTGCGTAGTATAGAGCTTCTTGAGACATGCTTCTCCTTAGGCTTTCATTGGATAGAAGAAGGGAGAGCTTTTCTACAAAGTCTTCGGGCTTTGTGGCTATAAAGCCATTTACACCCTCTTGAACATGCTCGTGAGATGCACCCTTTGAGCTTACCACTACAGGAAGACCGCTCGCCATAGCCTCTAAAACCACTTGTCCATAGGTCTCTGTTTCAGAGGGGAATAAAAACACGTCAGAGCTTGCGTAAGCGGTAGCCAGCTCCTCTCCCACCATATAACCCACAAGGTGCACGTTCTTTGGTTTTTTGTTCTCTATCTCTTTCCTATAGGGTCCATCTCCCACTATCACAAAGATGTCTTCGGGGAAGCATTTAGCAGTGTAAAGGAAAGTATCCAAACCCTTTTCTTTGGAAACCCTACCCACATACAGGATAACCCTTTGGTGCTTTTTAACTCCGAGCCTTTTAGACCAGAAGTCCTCGCTTCTTTTGTAAGGAGAGAAGAGCTCTGTATCCACACCACGTTTGAAGGTGCTTATCTTACTGTATTGTAGCCCCTTGCTTACAAAGAGCTTTTTGTAGTGTTCTGATGGGACAAAAAACCTATCTGAGATATTACCAAGGAAGACAAAGGCTTTCCATAGAAGGCTTTCCACCTCGGGGTCTCCCGTATATGTCCTTGCGTATGTGGGTATGTCTGTGTGGAAGGCAAAGGTAATCCTAAGACGTAGAATCTTACCCACAAGAAATCCCATAAGTCCAAGAGGTCCTGGCGTGGCTATGTGAACTTGAGTAAAGCCTTCCCTCTCAAGAAGGTCCATAAGCTCTATCAGGTTTGGAAGACCCATTTTTAACTCTTCGTAAAAGGGTGTGGGTATCTCCACAATAGGCTCTAAGTTTATGAGCTTTTCCTCTTCCTTCACCTGTGAGTTAGAAACTATTATTGTAAAGGGTAGGTCTTCCTCAAGGGCTATCTGTCTTATGAGCTTAGCACTTCTTGCAACGCCGTTTATATGGTGGTAGGTGTCTGTAAGATAAGCAACCTTTGGAGACCTTCCATTTAGTATGCCAAACTCTTTTCCAAGAACCTTTATCTTTTCCTCTTCCCTTTTTTGGGCGTATTTTAAAAAGGCGGGGAAGCCATGAGCCATGAGGGACAGGCACAGCTCCCCAAGGGTTTGCGGTGAGGGGCTTTTCAAAAACCTTTCCAAAGTAAAAGAGGGCAGTTTTTTT
Above is a genomic segment from Aquificaceae bacterium containing:
- a CDS encoding glycosyltransferase; translated protein: MKLVDITPYFHSRSGGIRRYLLEKSKYMQKKGIEHVLIIPGKERRTYHINSTKVYELPSFPLPLTGGYRFFSSFAEIREILKIEEPHVVELGGTYQPINHLKSDNYLLSVFYHSDIRTDLSLLPAPEKLKKVLLEHIIRKKLSKADLIITPSRMQEEFLRTYGLENIITVNLGVDTEVFNPSKRDPYFEKALGIDSGRFKLIYAGRLSPEKNIDLLLEVFQHLDPTLFHLVVVGDGPLRKRVERLSQKLPNLTYLGYLQREEDLAKVYASCDIFVSTSTGETYGLAFLEAQACGCLLVAYDMGLETQPFKEFLVKELTLEAFYHAIVRACNEVSLVNKEKVSSFVLSNFSWNATFEKLLDVYQGVLV
- a CDS encoding glycosyltransferase, with protein sequence MGNYLAKADLHLHSKASNLPGGWFSKLVGCPESLTEPMEIYKRLKERGMSFITITDHNTIDGVLELAHLPEVFISCEYTVEIPEEKGKVHVLVYGITEAQHQDLLRLRNNIYDFVKYLKSHRIAHSLAHPLYSVQGTKITRSLLEKLVLLFDNWEVINGTRGDGVRYVEESIARAYDGWDKIHALAERYRIEPQRIRDRITFTAGSDDHGGMDVGRTWTAVEGAISKEDFLKGIWEGRTHVDTEELGDKRLLNMVCRVGYDFLKSKNHIPSEVRPITDYVFMHSDNPVVGMLLRNFLGIKSERSELLREIAKKLPSFTLERFLKSPSPQTLGELCLSLMAHGFPAFLKYAQKREEEKIKVLGKEFGILNGRSPKVAYLTDTYHHINGVARSAKLIRQIALEEDLPFTIIVSNSQVKEEEKLINLEPIVEIPTPFYEELKMGLPNLIELMDLLEREGFTQVHIATPGPLGLMGFLVGKILRLRITFAFHTDIPTYARTYTGDPEVESLLWKAFVFLGNISDRFFVPSEHYKKLFVSKGLQYSKISTFKRGVDTELFSPYKRSEDFWSKRLGVKKHQRVILYVGRVSKEKGLDTFLYTAKCFPEDIFVIVGDGPYRKEIENKKPKNVHLVGYMVGEELATAYASSDVFLFPSETETYGQVVLEAMASGLPVVVSSKGASHEHVQEGVNGFIATKPEDFVEKLSLLLSNESLRRSMSQEALYYARSLDMRKTYIDYMLAIAGLGRLVHETC